The following proteins come from a genomic window of Pseudomonas hygromyciniae:
- a CDS encoding 3-keto-5-aminohexanoate cleavage protein, whose protein sequence is MNHDVIITCALTGAGDTTARSPHVPVTPKQIAAAAVEAAKAGATVVHCHVRDPQTGKFSRDVALYREVMERIREADIDIIVNLTAGMGGDLEIGGGENPMAFGPNTDLVGPLTRLAHVEELLPEICTLDCGTLNFGDGDTIYVSTPAQLRAGAKRILELGVKAELEIFDTGHLWFAKQMIKEGLLDNPLFQLCLGIPWGAPADTTTMKAMVDNLPADAVWAGFGIGRMQMPMAAQAVLLGGNVRVGLEDNLWLDKGVLATNGQLVERAGEILSRLGARVLSPAEGRIKMGLTKRS, encoded by the coding sequence ATGAACCACGACGTCATCATCACCTGCGCACTCACCGGTGCTGGCGACACGACCGCCAGAAGCCCACACGTGCCGGTCACCCCCAAACAAATCGCCGCGGCGGCGGTAGAGGCCGCCAAAGCCGGCGCCACCGTGGTGCATTGCCATGTGCGCGACCCGCAGACCGGCAAGTTCAGCCGCGACGTGGCGCTGTACCGCGAAGTGATGGAGCGCATCCGCGAGGCGGATATCGACATCATCGTCAACCTCACCGCCGGCATGGGTGGCGACCTGGAAATCGGTGGCGGCGAGAACCCCATGGCGTTCGGGCCCAACACCGACCTGGTCGGCCCGTTGACCCGCCTGGCCCACGTCGAAGAACTGCTGCCGGAAATCTGCACACTGGACTGCGGCACCCTGAACTTCGGCGATGGCGACACCATTTATGTCTCGACCCCGGCCCAATTGCGGGCGGGCGCCAAGCGCATCCTGGAACTGGGGGTGAAGGCCGAGCTGGAGATTTTCGATACCGGCCACTTGTGGTTCGCCAAGCAGATGATCAAGGAAGGCCTGCTCGACAACCCGTTGTTCCAACTGTGCCTGGGCATCCCCTGGGGCGCCCCGGCCGACACCACCACCATGAAGGCCATGGTCGACAACCTGCCGGCTGATGCGGTGTGGGCCGGCTTCGGGATTGGGCGCATGCAAATGCCGATGGCGGCGCAAGCCGTGCTGCTGGGCGGCAATGTGCGGGTCGGGCTGGAAGACAATTTGTGGTTGGACAAGGGCGTGCTGGCGACCAATGGGCAACTGGTGGAGCGTGCCGGGGAAATCCTCAGCCGCCTGGGCGCACGAGTGCTGAGCCCGGCTGAAGGCCGCATAAAAATGGGCCTGACCAAACGCAGCTGA
- a CDS encoding choline ABC transporter substrate-binding protein codes for MNRLISRCVLALSAVLSTSLWAADAASCKNVRMGVVNWTDVIATSAMTQVLLDGLGYTTKQTSASQQIIFSGIRDQRLDLFLGYWNPLMTQTITPFVDAGQVKVLDAPSLKDARATLAVPTYLADKGLKTFADIAKFHKELGGKIYGIEPGSGANTQIKAMIAKNQFGLGKFQLVESSEAGMLAAVDRAVRRKEAVVFFGWAPHPMNVNVQMTYLSGSEDALGPNEGMATVWTVTTPTYAEQCPNVHRLLSNLTFTAADESRMMQPLLEHKDALESAKQWLKDHPQDLQRWLEGVTTFDGKPAADNLQLSSK; via the coding sequence ATGAACCGACTGATCAGCCGCTGCGTGCTCGCGCTCAGCGCCGTCTTGAGCACCAGCCTGTGGGCCGCCGATGCCGCCTCCTGTAAAAACGTGCGCATGGGTGTGGTGAACTGGACCGACGTGATCGCCACCAGCGCCATGACCCAGGTGCTGCTCGACGGCCTCGGCTACACCACCAAGCAAACCAGCGCCTCCCAGCAAATCATCTTCTCCGGCATTCGCGACCAGCGCCTGGACCTGTTCCTCGGCTACTGGAACCCGCTGATGACCCAGACCATCACGCCTTTTGTCGACGCCGGCCAAGTAAAAGTCCTCGATGCGCCCAGCCTCAAGGACGCCCGCGCCACCCTCGCGGTGCCGACCTACCTCGCCGACAAGGGCCTGAAAACCTTCGCCGACATCGCCAAGTTCCACAAAGAGCTGGGCGGCAAGATTTACGGCATCGAGCCCGGCTCGGGGGCCAATACCCAGATCAAGGCGATGATCGCCAAGAACCAGTTCGGCCTGGGCAAATTCCAGCTGGTGGAGTCCAGCGAGGCCGGCATGCTCGCCGCAGTGGACCGCGCCGTGCGCCGCAAGGAGGCCGTGGTGTTCTTCGGCTGGGCGCCGCACCCGATGAACGTCAATGTGCAGATGACCTACCTGTCGGGCAGCGAGGACGCCCTGGGCCCCAACGAAGGCATGGCCACGGTCTGGACCGTGACCACCCCGACCTACGCCGAGCAATGCCCGAATGTGCACAGGCTGCTGAGCAACCTGACGTTCACCGCTGCCGACGAGAGCCGGATGATGCAGCCGCTGCTGGAACACAAGGATGCCTTGGAATCTGCCAAACAGTGGCTCAAGGATCACCCCCAGGACCTGCAGCGCTGGCTGGAAGGCGTGACCACCTTCGACGGCAAGCCGGCTGCGGACAACCTGCAACTGAGCAGCAAATAA
- a CDS encoding L-carnitine dehydrogenase, with protein sequence MSFITEIKTFAALGSGVIGSGWVSRALAHGLDVVAWDPAPGAEAALRKRVANAWGALEKQGLAPGASQDRLRFVATIEECVQDADFIQESAPERLELKLELHSKISAAAKPNALIGSSTSGLLPSEFYEGSTHPERCVVGHPFNPVYLLPLVEVVGGKHTAPEAIQAAIKVYESLGMRPLHVRKEVPGFIADRLLEALWREALHLVNDGVATTGEIDDAIRFGAGLRWSFMGTFLTYTLAGGDAGMRHFMAQFGPALQLPWTYLPAPELTDKLIDDVVDGTREQLGSHSISALERYRDDCLLAVLEAVKTTKAKHGMSFTE encoded by the coding sequence ATGAGCTTTATCACCGAGATCAAAACCTTCGCCGCCCTGGGCAGCGGTGTCATCGGCAGTGGCTGGGTATCCCGCGCCCTCGCCCACGGCCTGGATGTGGTGGCCTGGGACCCGGCGCCAGGCGCCGAAGCGGCCCTGCGCAAACGTGTCGCCAATGCCTGGGGCGCCCTGGAAAAACAGGGCCTGGCACCGGGCGCCAGCCAGGACCGCCTGCGGTTTGTGGCGACCATCGAGGAATGCGTGCAAGACGCCGACTTCATCCAGGAAAGCGCCCCGGAACGCCTGGAACTGAAACTGGAGCTGCACAGCAAGATCAGTGCAGCGGCCAAGCCCAATGCGCTGATCGGTTCCAGCACCTCGGGCCTGCTGCCCAGTGAGTTTTATGAAGGTTCCACCCATCCGGAGCGCTGCGTGGTCGGTCACCCGTTCAACCCGGTGTACCTGCTGCCGCTGGTGGAAGTGGTGGGCGGCAAACACACCGCACCCGAAGCGATCCAGGCCGCCATAAAAGTCTACGAGTCCCTCGGCATGCGCCCCTTGCATGTGCGCAAGGAAGTCCCGGGTTTTATCGCCGACCGCTTGCTCGAAGCGCTGTGGCGCGAGGCGCTGCACCTGGTCAACGATGGTGTAGCAACCACCGGCGAGATCGACGATGCGATCCGCTTTGGCGCCGGTTTGCGCTGGTCGTTCATGGGCACGTTCCTGACCTACACCCTGGCCGGCGGCGACGCCGGGATGCGGCATTTCATGGCGCAATTCGGCCCGGCGTTGCAACTGCCATGGACGTACCTGCCTGCACCGGAACTGACGGACAAACTGATTGATGATGTGGTCGATGGCACCCGCGAGCAGTTGGGCAGCCATAGCATTTCAGCGTTGGAGCGCTATCGTGATGATTGTTTGCTGGCGGTGCTGGAGGCGGTGAAGACCACCAAGGCCAAACACGGCATGAGCTTCACTGAATAA
- a CDS encoding thioesterase family protein, giving the protein MPTLTTYTTKIIPDWVDYNGHLRDAFYLLIFSYATDALMDTLGLDSDHREASDHSLFTLELHLNYLHEVKLGAEVEVHTQLIAHDSKRLHLYHSLHRVGEARELAGNEQMLLHVDLAGPRSAPFSEGVAQRLAAISAEQADLPRPALLGRVIGLPQR; this is encoded by the coding sequence ATGCCTACGCTGACCACCTACACCACCAAAATCATCCCCGACTGGGTCGATTACAACGGCCACCTGCGCGATGCGTTCTACCTGCTGATCTTCAGCTACGCCACCGATGCATTGATGGACACCCTGGGCCTGGACAGCGACCACCGCGAAGCCAGCGACCATTCGCTGTTCACCCTGGAACTGCACCTCAATTATCTGCACGAGGTGAAGCTGGGCGCCGAGGTTGAAGTGCATACCCAGTTGATCGCCCATGACAGCAAGCGCCTGCATCTTTATCACAGCCTGCATCGGGTCGGCGAAGCACGGGAACTGGCGGGCAATGAACAGATGCTGCTGCATGTGGACCTGGCCGGGCCACGTTCAGCACCGTTCAGCGAGGGGGTTGCCCAGCGCTTGGCGGCAATCAGTGCCGAGCAGGCAGACCTACCCCGGCCCGCCCTCCTCGGGCGCGTCATCGGCCTGCCGCAACGCTAA